The Juglans microcarpa x Juglans regia isolate MS1-56 chromosome 2S, Jm3101_v1.0, whole genome shotgun sequence genome has a window encoding:
- the LOC121251377 gene encoding mitogen-activated protein kinase kinase 6 yields MKIKTPLKQLKLSVPAQETPITSFLTASGTFHDGDLLLNLKGLRLISEEKESRPADSKELDFEFSLEDFETIKVIGKGSGGVVQLVRHKWIGKLFALKVIQMNIQEDIRKQIVQELKINQAAQCSNVVVCYHSFYHNEAFSLVLEYMDRGSLADVIRQVKTILEPYLAVVCKQVLQGLVYLHYERHVIHRDIKPSNLLVNHKGEVKITDFGVSAMLASTMGQRDTFVGTYNYMSPERISGSTYDYSSDIWSLGMVVLECAIGRFPYMQSEDHQTWPSFYELLEAIVESPPPSAPADQFSPEFCSFVSACIQKNPRDRSSSLDLLSHPFIKKFEDKDIDLGILVGSLESPVNFPR; encoded by the exons ATGAAAATCAAGACGCCATTGAAGCAACTCAAGCTCTCCGTGCCCGCTCAAGAAACCCCAATCACTTCCTTCCT GACTGCAAGTGGTACATTTCATGATGGTGATCTACTCTTGAACCTGAAAGGGTTGCGGCTCATCTCTGAAGAAAAGGAGTCCCGC CCTGCTGACAGTAAGGAGCTAGATTTTGAATTCTCGTTGGAGGATTTTGAGACTATCAAAGTTATTGGAAAGGGAAGTGGTGGCGTAGTACAACTTGTTCGCCATAAATGGATTGGAAAGTTATTTGCCTTGAAG GTTATCCAGATGAACATACAAGAAGATATCCGTAAGCAGATTGTGCAGGAGCTGAAAATAAACCAAGCAGCTCAATGTTCAAATGTCGTAGTTTGCTACCATTCTTTCTATCACAATGAAGCCTTTTCTCTTGTGTTAGAATACATGGATCGTGGATCTCTTGCGGATGTGATCAGACAAGTGAAAACAATTCTTGAACCATATCTTGCAGTTGTCTGTAAGCAG GTTTTACAAGGCCTTGTATATTTGCACTATGAAAGACATGTAATACATAGGGACATCAAACCATCCAATTTGCTGGTGAACCACAAAGGGGAGGTCAAGATTACTGATTTTGGTGTGAGTGCGATGCTAGCTAGCACTATGGGCCAAAGGGATACGTTTGTTGGAACTTATAATTACATGTCG ccgGAGAGAATTAGTGGGAGTACTTATGATTATAGCAGTGATATCTGGAGTTTGGGCATGGTTGTCCTCGAGTGTGCAATAGGACGGTTTCCTTATATGCAATCTGAAGATCACCAAACCTGGCCAAGCTTTTATGAGCTTTTGGAAGCAATTGTGGAAAGCCCACCGCCTTCTGCCCCAGCAGATCAGTTCTCCCCAGAATTCTGTTCATTTGTCTCAGCGTG CATACAAAAGAATCCCCGAGACAGATCATCATCTTTGGATCTTTTG AGTCATCCTTTTATCAAAAAGTTTGAAGACAAAGACATTGATCTGGGAATTCTTGTAGGCAGCTTGGAATCTCCTGTAAATTTCCCTCGATAG
- the LOC121253661 gene encoding uncharacterized protein LOC121253661: MGTEQAANSVFGDPNLKEVGGANGDRHDNWMVVVEVGVDICDTRSIESSISSEESSSSSELIEDASSSTSYSSSSSSSSSSLTNGPLYELSELMFHLPIKRGLSKHFQGKSQSFTSLASVKSLEDLAKRAPQRKKMKPCKSYGGGLDGHKSSTPPKAIISKKASRSGSLLSSLSRRGSLLGGRFGP; encoded by the exons ATGGGTACTGAACAAGCTGCAAATTCAGTATTTGGTGATCCAAATCTAAAGGAAGTTGGTGGTGCTAATGGAGATAGGCATGACAATtggatggtggtggtggaagtTGGTGTTGATATTTGTGACACAAGATCTATCGAATCCTCCATAAGCTCTGAGGAATCATCATCTTCGTCAGAATTGATAGAGGATGCCTCTTCATCAACATCATATTCATCatcgtcttcgtcttcgtcttccTCGCTTACAAATGGACCTTTATACGAGTTATCTGAGCTCATGTTCCATCTCCCCATAAA GAGAGGGCTTTCCAAGCATTTTCAAGGGAAATCGCAGTCTTTCACATCTTTAGCAAGTGTGAAGAGCTTAGAAGATCTTGCAAAGAGGGCACcacaaaggaagaaaatgaagcCATGCAAGAGCTATGGAGGTGGTCTAGATGGTCATAAATCAAGCACTCCTCCTAAGGCTATTATATCCAAGAAGGCTTCAAGATCAGGATCTTTGTTGTCTTCATTGAGTAGGAGAGGTAGTTTGTTGGGTGGTCGTTTTGGGCCTTAA